The following are encoded together in the Bradysia coprophila strain Holo2 unplaced genomic scaffold, BU_Bcop_v1 contig_94, whole genome shotgun sequence genome:
- the LOC119084789 gene encoding zinc finger FYVE domain-containing protein 26 homolog: protein MAKIIDEQRLMLPECDTYKLVLDMAFGDDEKSREIFLCVDDQFCDTSVLAADDLTSRRRLFMLTFVGRQHFFEKLVHLDYAFQMNFSNEGLRRTSFLMQLLCNVNLPITEHQRLVKEIIQFPINFTNNCLRRNLFNEAQRLLTLSELFASHIPNIKLIFYGSKFNVIDILYEHVDLSNDSQSVLSILEENRKYNQRFDLFGNETANQLTELELYNQFLVVKLLLEVIMDNQQFTELTESSVMKLSKVKTLLNCIQSIEQLTSILEVAFSLIFVRWDNIPQNSDPVEIDLIVDESGSESIKFPRKNSDRSDKTAFICSAVVLDSILNLLKDVATDVIDSHAVVDNSKGKFRLRLLSNINDAHWRTTLFNSISTVAGSRSASITGDDVQNYFSRHQVRKNLNGSSEDEDRRNQQSISTYRRKTRKKNSLRKSTHDKPWAPVNSTEQEQRSDRSISGRERRCPVSRLFGSPEQLATVCLNMGNFEATKEIVEANDLENSLPSTELQFMENYNAIKQKLLSIFNKYSNLETTDSELNVGVVERLKAAATIGFEASQAQDIITSFATENEFHVSDETRNLMRKLHRQYPFLETFSGSALLASISADLMISLTNSYEMCFNIFNMLNKLWVDPRWLDEDNITFGYLKFTKNICECLQLYQSIRGDNFGVRELMCKESYVLIPVDLKVNLNGEDVMKSLQCLTVNDIDSVAKWKDLLKPMERMRGDVNYFQRCYNFVVNLIELLRMHPTNSDAMPLDAMEVDVTAVIGDIVFLSAKSPFDIVEIVENLNVNFVYVSCLNMIPVIPYCEPSDSAVTDSFIENLRNDKLSAGNSIEKPFYRLNSEVFNFVRKNNYLVAHLIQEFDCVLNGKAVYEQKYLKSFMAVDEVKTVAVMYDNSLLLSALNYDTIDMDKLEKYLINSGSYGNANLIIQNCSDRSLWIKGNRLKTLHDVLIAKLLLKNESGSSNNTICDLIECINDVNVKSKHLLENILSIESSNMVKRLIQSILLNKNVLKLEESFKVKLHEWLQNIRIYEAVADRMCCANWVESRELSIHSSESILKCLTGAGEFNLCLAWLKMHPLAECPRKFPVFSKIFSDIILAASKLNRMMFKVVETLPLNAVLQFYDTLLTELRSLESLEYIVDFLTAHSLQAFTYRRFRISLKIFGQMTEEEQNTNWGLFNTPLMIIEQCLMNSRHEAMSAFLSSIKPIISQSPCTYCLDRRNGSYDAKNSSDPDFQISSPKNDFSHREHSLSNHCIDSLLKTYASKALDFRVSETHSHCSNDMLTHSMSSLDSLCGSFVMPKVAPYRSLWVKDEDASHCMCCRRSAFTMLCRRHHCRRCGRVVCHVCSKKRIEIPELYDDVHVRSCDDCYKQMQNFNQKKSSIQSLPTTATVNGKVRDAVVAIWQFSGNKKHDNLLREEFCFEYAPSVSLCLSILQFYSSDADCVNFLLHHCQKFESLLRPIQPGYPNPEIDYALVTRMMHCLALAAKVRGGPPECDTIRDHGEIIQSIVHHGCESLMPPEPPNSSSFRTLRDSLILAEKWPLAFELSLKCGLSTIGTVAAWAIACLRAGCFDTAREKFSHCLAKTGTDDETSHLTSLILQESTGDLSEWNDSPKIKRPTKSPPLLDEIISTLELTCRTHQPEVIARASVIKDSNTSLASNLSKKREKIPLHEPALNVMHTLTNLKNIARGIYHGSRSGKNSSADESTNSRQAIKSSRLYDECLYYLTRYGSHNSILAFLIKNDRLATALKYFLYENVDSDSFINLIFLPFLKAGKVDTIINLLMTMDNTLLIWKDVIIKTCCYLEPKALLNSLYHLQVLLKDPVRASMTCVKFYSMNCSTYVELQNNTFHLINAQKHLQMELELCQWEEIPSIPAFEYEQSILMKMDSRTLNSHINTILRQIEVTKFLSICEQNGCDTMALLAKISAEFSKIPTLFGTLQEKIQLAVLTIIAGSNINAGFGLAFRIIQDFNLSPIKVYGITAKYLSGQSRLDNVETLIENIKSDSDSNEALCDEIISLAVHTAVASLQLNAPIKQLIGQPIELLLRHVTDIGIKISCHIAGGQLKSAYLLAVQYNRYNDVRKVLRKAEQTNQQHIKKLCEKKLNAHRDQ, encoded by the exons ATGGCGAAAATCATTGACGAGCAACGGTTGATGTTACCAGAATGTGACACG tACAAATTGGTTTTAGATATGGCTTTCGGCGATGACGAAAAGTCTCgcgaaatatttctttgtgtCGACGACCAATTCTGTGATACAAGTGTTCTTGCTGCTGATGATCTAACAAGTAGGAGGCGTTTGTTTATGTTAACATTTGTTGGGCGGCAgcatttctttgaaaaattggttcactTGGATTATGCATTTCAAATGAACTTTTCAAACGAAGGGCTACGGAGAACCTCCTTCTTGATGCAACTGTTGTGTAATGTGAACCTGCCGATAACCGAACACCAGCGGTTGGTTAAAGaaatcatccaatttccaATCAACTTCACAAACAATTGTCTCAGACGGAATCTGTTCAACGAAGCGCAGCGATTGTTGACTTTAAGTGAATTGTTTGCCTCTCATATTCCGAATATTAAGTTGATATTTTATGGTTCTAAGTTTAATGTTATCGACATTCTATACGAGCATGTGGATTTATCAAACGACTCACAATCGGTGCTATCAATACTGGAGGAGAACAGAAAGTACAATCAACGATTCGACCTATTCGGTAATGAAACAGCAAATCAGTTGACGGAACTGGAGTTGtataatcaatttttggtcGTTAAACTGCTGCTGGAGGTGATTATGGACAATCAACAGTTTACCGAGCTAACTGAATCGTCTGTGATGAAACTCAGCAAAGTGAAAACGTTACTCAATTGCATCCAGTCCATTGAACAGTTGACCAGCATTCTAGAAGTGGCTTTCTCGTTGATTTTCGTTCGCTGGGACAATATCCCCCAAAACAGCGATCCAGTTGAAATAGACCTGATCGTCGACGAATCGGGTAGCGAGAGCATAAAATTTCCGCGAAAAAACTCAGATCGATCGGACAAAACCGCATTCATTTGTAGTGCTGTCGTACTAGACagcattttaaatttgttgaagGATGTCGCCACCGATGTTATTGATTCTCATGCAGTGGTCGACAATTCGAAGGGGAAATTCAGGCTCCGACTGCTGAGCAACATAAATGACGCACATTGGAGGACTACGCTATTTAATTCAATCTCTACTGTGGCAGGAAGCCGATCCGCATCCATTACCGGCGacgacgttcaaaattatttcagtcgTCACCAGGTTCGAAAGAATTTGAACGGCAGCAGTGAAGACGAAGACCGCCGTAATCAACAGTCGATATCTACATATCGAAGGAAAACGCggaagaaaaattcattgcGTAAATCAACTCATGATAAGCCCTGGGCGCCCGTAAATTCTACAGAACAGGAACAACGCAGTGATAGGAGTATATCCGGCCGAGAACGGCGGTGTCCGGTTAGCAGATTATTCGGATCGCCGGAACAGTTGGCTACCGTTTGTTTGAACATGGGGAACTTTGAAGCAACCAAAGAAATTGTCGAG GCAAACGATTTGGAAAACTCCTTACCATCCACAGAGCTTCAATTCATGGAAAACTACAACGCCATCAAACAAAAACTTCTTTCAATCTTCAACAAATACAGCAATTTAGAAACGACTGATTCCGAACTTAATGTTGGTGTAGTGGAGCGGTTGAAAGCAGCTGCCACAATCGGCTTCGAAGCATCCCAAGCACAAGACATTATAACGTCATTTGCaacggaaaatgaatttcatgtCAGCGACGAGACACGCAATCTCATGCGGAAACTTCATCGTCAGTATCCGTTTCTGGAAACGTTTAGTGGTTCCGCTCTACTGGCGTCCATTTCTGCTGACTTGATGATCAG CCTCACCAACAGCTACGAGATgtgtttcaacattttcaatatgcTGAACAAGTTATGGGTCGATCCACGTTGGTTGGACGAGGACAACATCACCTTCGGCTACTtgaaattcaccaaaaatatttgcgaaTGTTTGCAACTCTACCAGTCGATTCGCGGCGACAATTTCGGCGTACGAGAACTCATGTGCAAAGAAAGCTATGTTCTAATACCGGTCGACTTGAAAGTGAACTTGAATGGCGAAGATGTAATGAAGAGCTTACAATGTCTTACGGTGAACGATATCGATTCGGTGGCAAAGTGGAAAGATCTGCTGAAACCAATGGAAAGAATGCGCGGCGACGTGAACTATTTCCAACGTTGCTACAATTTCGTGGTGAATTTAATAGAATTGCTGAGGATGCATCCAACGAATAGCGACGCAATGCCTTTGGATGCAATGGAAGTGGATGTGACGGCAGTGATTGGCGATATTGTGTTCTTGAGCGCTAAATCTCCATTTGATATtgttgaaattgttgaaaatttgaacgTGAACTTTGTGTACGTTTCGTGTCTGAACATGATACCAGTGATACCGTACTGTGAACCGAGCGACAGTGCTGTGACTGATagttttatagaaaatttacGGAACGATAAACTGTCCGCCGGTAACTCGATTGAAAAACCGTTCTATCGCCTCAACAGTGAAGTGTTCAATTTTGttaggaaaaataattatttggtTGCGCATTTGATTCAAGAGTTCGATTGTGTGTTAAATGGAAAGGCTGTGtacgaacaaaaatatttgaagagTTTCATGGCTGTGGATGAGGTTAAAACGGTTGCTGTGATGTATGACAATAGTTTATTGCTTTCAGCGTTGAACTATGACACAATCGATATGGACAAATTGGAAAAGTATCTGATCAACAGCGGAAGTTACGG AAATGCCAACCTTATCATTCAAAACTGCAGTGATCGATCACTTTGGATCAAGGGGAACCGACTGAAGACTCTCCACGATGTACTGATAGCAAAACTGTTACTAAAAAATGAAAGCGGTAGCAGCAATAACACCATCTGTGATTTGATTGAGTGCATAAACGACGTGAATGTTAAATCGAAACATTTGTTGGAAAACATTCTATCCATCGAATCTAGTAACATGGTAAAACGGCTCATTCAATCGAttcttttgaataaaaacgttttgaaGTTGGAAGAATCGTTCAAAGTCAAGCTGCACGAATGGTTGCAAAACATTCGAATCTATGAAGCTGTGGCAGACAGAATGTGTTGCGCTAATTGGGTGGAAAGCAGAGAACTGAGCATCCATTCGTCGGAGTCAATTTTAAAGTGTTTGACGGGTGCGGgagaattcaatttatgtttgGCTTGGTTGAAAATGCATCCGTTGGCCGAATGTCCGAGAAAATTTCCggttttttcgaaaattttcagcgACATAATTTTGGCCGCCTCGAAACTGAATAGAATGATGTTCAAGGTCGTTGAAACGCTTCCACTGAACGCCGTCCTGCAATTCTATGACACTCTCCTGACTGAATTGCGAAGCTTAGAATCACTAGAGTACATTGTCGACTTTCTCACAGCTCACTCATTGCAAGCGTTCACCTATCGTcgatttcgaatttcgttgaaaatattcGGTCAAATGACAGAAGAAGAGCAAAATACAAATTGGGGGCTGTTCAACACACCACTCATGATCATCGAACAATGTTTGATGAATTCCCGGCACGAAGCCATGTCAGCGTTCCTATCCAGCATTAAACCCATCATCAGTCAGTCACCATGCACATACTGCCTAGATCGTAGGAACGGTTCATACGATGCGAAAAATAGTAGCGATCCGGACTTTCAAATCTCCTCACCTAAGAATGACTTTAGTCACAGGGAGCATTCGCTCAGCAACCATTGCATTGACTCGCTGCTCAAAACCTATGCATCGAAAGCACTGGACTTTCGCGTCAGTGAAACACATTCGCACTGCAGTAACGATATGTTGACCCATTCAATGTCCAGTCTAGATTCACTTTGCGGCTCGTTTGTAATGCCTAAG GTAGCACCCTATCGCTCACTTTGGGTCAAAGACGAAGATGCTTCACATTGCATGTGCTGTCGCCGATCCGCTTTTACAATGCTCTGTCGCCGACACCATTGTCGACGCTGCGGTCGAGTCGTGTGTCACGTGTGCTCCAAGAAACGAATCGAAATACCCGAATTATATGATGATGTCCATGTCCGATCTTGTGACGATTGCTATAAGCAAATGCAGAACTTCAACCAGAAAAAGTCTTCAATTCAAAGCTTACCTACGACTGCCACAGTCAACGGAAAAGTTCGTGATGCAGTCGTCGCTATATGGCAATTTAGCGGCAATAAAAAACACGACAATTTACTGCGTGAAGAATTCTGCTTCGAATATGCGCCGAGTGTGTCGCTCTGCCTGAGCATTCTACAGTTCTACTCCTCCGATGCAGATTGTGTGAATTTCTTGCTGCATCATTGCCAAAAATTCGAATCGTTGCTGCGACCAATTCAACCCGGTTATCCGAATCCGGAAATCGATTACGCCCTAGTAACTCGCATGATGCATTGCTTGGCTTTAGCTGCAAAG GTTCGAGGCGGTCCGCCGGAATGCGATACGATACGCGACCACGGTGAAATAATCCAGTCAATCGTCCATCATGGTTGTGAGTCGCTGATGCCACCGGAACCCCCGAATAGTTCATCATTTCGCACATTGAGAGATTCGTTGATTTTAGCCGAAAAATGGCCGTTGGCATTTGAATTGTCCTTGAAATGTGGCTTATCGACAATAGGAACAGTGGCTGCTTGGGCTATTGCATGTCTTCGAGCAGGCTGCTTTGATACAG ctcgcgaaaaattttctcattgcctGGCAAAAACTGGCACCGACGACGAAACATCACACCTAACATCGCTGATACTGCAAGAAAGTACAGGCGACCTATCCGAATGGAACGATTCACCGAAAATCAAGCGGCCAACCAAAAGTCCGCCGCTTTTGGACGAAATTATCAGCACCTTGGAATTGACATGTCGTACCCATCAACCAGAAGTGATCGCCAGAGCGAGCGTCATTAAAGACTCGAACACGTCGCTCGCATCGAATCTTTCAAAGAAACGGGAAAAGATTCCGCTCCATGAACCTGCATTGAATGTAATGCACACGTTGACGAACTTGAAAAATATTGCCCGCGGGATCTACCATGGCAGTAGAAGTGGAAAAAATTCGTCTGCCGATGAATCGACGAACAGTAGACAGGCGATTAAAAGTTCGCGGTTGTACGACGAATGTTTGTACTATCTGACGCGATACGGTAGTCACAACAGCATATTGGCCTTTCTGATTAAAAACGATCGACTGGCGACGGCGTTAAAATATTTCCTCTATGAAAATGTGGATTCCGACTCCTTTATCAATCTAATTTTTTTGCCGTTCCTAAAAGCCGGTAAAGTTGACACCATCATCAACTTGTTGATGACCATGGACAACACCCTGTTGATCTGGAAAGATGTGATCATCAAAACGTGCTGTTACCTGGAACCCAAAGCCTTGCTCAATTCCCTCTACCATTTGCAAGTTCTGCTCAAGGACCCGGTACGAGCGAGCATGACATGCGTAAAATTTTACTCGATGAACTGTTCAACGTATGTGGAGCTGCAAAACAACACGTTCCATTTGATCAACGCGCAAAAGCATTTGCAAATGGAGCTTGAACTGTGTCAGTGGGAAGAGATACCCAGCATTCCCGCTTTCGAATACGAGCAATcgattctgatgaaaatggATTCGCGCACGCTGAACAGTCACATCAATACGATTTTGCGGCAAATTGAGGTCACAAAATTCCTATCGATATGCGAACAGAATGGATGCGATACGATGGCATTGCTGGCGAAAATATCGGCTGAATTCAGCAAGATACCGACACTGTTTGGAACATTACAGGAGAAAATTCAATTGGCTGTGCTGACTATTATCGCTGGCAGTAATATCAATGCCGGATTCGGATTG GCATTTCGAATAATCCAAGATTTCAACCTGAGCCCGATAAAGGTATATGGCATCACGGCCAAATACCTCTCTGGCCAAAGTCGATTGGACAATGTCGAAACACTAATCGAGAACATCAAAAGTGACAGCGACAGTAATGAAGCCCTATGCGACGAAATCATATCGTTAGCCGTGCACACGGCCGTTGCGTCGCTTCAGCTAAACGCTCCGATAAAACAATTGATAGGCCAGCCGATTGAGTTGCTGCTTCGACATGTCACTGATATTGGCATTAAAATTAGCTGTCACATAGCTGGTGGACAATTGAAGTCAGCCTATCTGCTGGCGGTACAGTACAACCGATACAACGATGTGAGAAAGGTGCTACGCAAAGCGGAACAGACCAACCAGCAACACATTAAGAAATTGTGCGAAAAGAAACTGAATGCTCATAGAgatcaataa